The proteins below are encoded in one region of Lactuca sativa cultivar Salinas chromosome 3, Lsat_Salinas_v11, whole genome shotgun sequence:
- the LOC111877369 gene encoding ethylene-responsive transcription factor 13: MSDTNLSFLDSNQSHLPQSKISELFPATCTSEKIGKEEPVVADGTHAPSEWRKFRGVRRRPWGKFAAEIRDPAKRGARIWLGTYESPEDAAFAYDQAAYKIRGSRALLNFPHLIGTNMAEPVRVTARRRSIMETVSPPLSLSEEGGLKRCRTGSGGDATTVDDSASRPC, from the coding sequence ATGTCGGATACtaatctttcttttcttgattcaAATCAAAGCCACCTTCCCCAATCAAAAATCTCTGAGCTTTTTCCAGCGACTTGTACTTCAGAGAAGATTGGAAAGGAAGAACCTGTGGTGGCAGATGGGACCCACGCGCCGTCGGAGTGGAGGAAGTTTCGCGGCGTCAGGCGGCGGCCATGGGGGAAGTTTGCAGCTGAGATCAGAGATCCGGCAAAGCGGGGTGCTCGGATATGGCTGGGAACGTATGAGTCGCCGGAGGATGCAGCTTTTGCTTATGATCAAGCAGCGTATAAGATACGTGGGTCTCGAGCTTTGCTTAATTTCCCACATCTGATAGGCACTAACATGGCGGAGCCGGTGAGGGTGACTGCAAGGCGGAGGAGTATCATGGAGACTGTGTCTCCGCCGCTGTCGTTGTCAGAAGAAGGTGGTTTAAAGCGATGTAGAACAGGTAGTGGCGGTGATGCTACGACGGTAGATGATTCTGCTAGTAGGCCATGTtag